A genomic window from Pseudogulbenkiania sp. MAI-1 includes:
- the urtA gene encoding urea ABC transporter substrate-binding protein, giving the protein MPTRRHVLKSAVLTVSLAAAGLASLPAFAADTIKVGVLHSLSGTMAISETSLKDMALFAIDEINAKGGVLGKKLEPVVVDPASNWPLFAEKARQLLTKDKVAVTFGCWTSVSRKSVLPVYEELNGLLFYPVQYEGEELSPNVFYTGAAPNQQAIPAVEYLMSKEGGGAKRFFLLGTDYVYPRTTNKILRAFLKSKGVKEADIQEVYTPFGHSDYQTIVGNIKKFSAGGKTAVISTINGDSNVPFYKELGNQGLKATDVPVVAFSVGEEELKGIDTKPLLGHLAAWNYFMSVKNPVNSKWIADYQAWAKKKGLAGADKIVTNDPMEATYVGINMWAEAVKKAGTTDVAAVSKAMAGMNFKAPSGFTLQMDAKNHHLHKPVMIGEVQPNGQFSVVWKTKAPIKAQPWSPFIPGNSAKTDSPVKTKS; this is encoded by the coding sequence ATGCCTACTCGCCGTCATGTTCTGAAATCCGCTGTCCTGACCGTTTCGCTCGCCGCCGCCGGCCTCGCCTCGCTGCCGGCCTTCGCCGCCGACACCATCAAGGTCGGGGTGCTGCATTCGCTGTCCGGCACCATGGCCATTTCCGAGACCTCGCTCAAGGACATGGCGCTGTTCGCCATCGACGAAATCAACGCCAAGGGCGGGGTGCTGGGCAAGAAGCTCGAACCGGTGGTGGTCGATCCGGCCTCCAACTGGCCGTTGTTCGCCGAAAAGGCGCGCCAACTGCTGACCAAGGACAAGGTGGCCGTGACCTTCGGCTGCTGGACCTCGGTGTCACGCAAATCGGTGCTGCCGGTGTACGAGGAACTCAACGGGCTGCTGTTCTACCCGGTGCAGTACGAGGGTGAGGAACTGTCGCCCAACGTGTTCTACACCGGCGCCGCGCCCAACCAGCAGGCGATCCCGGCGGTGGAATACCTGATGAGCAAGGAAGGCGGCGGCGCCAAGCGCTTCTTCCTGCTCGGCACCGACTACGTCTACCCGCGCACCACCAACAAGATCCTGCGCGCCTTCCTCAAATCCAAGGGCGTGAAAGAGGCTGACATCCAGGAGGTGTACACACCGTTCGGTCATAGCGACTACCAGACCATCGTCGGCAACATCAAGAAATTCTCCGCCGGCGGCAAGACCGCGGTGATCTCCACCATCAACGGCGACTCCAACGTGCCGTTCTACAAGGAACTGGGCAACCAGGGCCTGAAGGCCACCGACGTGCCGGTGGTGGCGTTCTCGGTGGGTGAGGAGGAGCTCAAGGGCATCGACACCAAGCCGCTGCTGGGCCACCTCGCCGCCTGGAACTACTTCATGAGCGTGAAGAATCCGGTCAACAGCAAGTGGATCGCCGACTACCAGGCCTGGGCCAAGAAGAAGGGCTTGGCGGGGGCCGACAAGATCGTCACCAACGACCCGATGGAAGCCACCTACGTCGGCATCAACATGTGGGCCGAGGCGGTCAAGAAGGCCGGCACCACCGATGTCGCCGCCGTCAGCAAGGCCATGGCCGGCATGAACTTCAAGGCGCCGTCCGGCTTCACCTTGCAGATGGACGCCAAGAACCACCACCTGCACAAGCCGGTGATGATCGGCGAAGTGCAGCCCAACGGCCAGTTCTCGGTGGTGTGGAAGACCAAGGCGCCGATCAAGGCCCAGCCGTGGAGCCCGTTCATCCCCGGCAACAGCGCCAAGACCGACTCCCCGGTCAAGACCAAGTCCTGA
- the urtB gene encoding urea ABC transporter permease subunit UrtB: MTHPTTRLLAAFALAASASCWALTPASELAQADPAGRAELIESWAATPNPERNAAISALEEGRLLADAEGTHFYVQNGDTLKDAESGRAVSPVPEGVDAIPVNNRLRVALETYHAATRLAEGNTEQRLAAIKAIQEAANPALLPLLEARRQQEGDAGVQAALDTARATLQLASPDAATRLAAANTLADSRDPALVTLLTPLTEPAGEADAAVRAAAREAIASIQSSQFTYNLLGHAFSGLSLGSVLLLAALGLAITYGLLGVINMAHGEMLMLGAYATYVVQNLFKTYWPEAFDGYLLAALPVAFGVTFVVGMALERLVIRHLYGRPLETLLATWGISLVLIQAVRVLFGAQNVEVANPSWLSGGWQLTPALTLPYNRIAIIAFVGGVLLLTWLLLNKTRLGLFVRAVTQNRRMADSVGVPTGRVDMLAFGLGSGIAGLGGVALSQIGNVGPDLGQSYIVDSFMVVVLGGVGQLAGTVLGAMGLGIVNKILEPSLGAVLGKILILAFIILFIQKRPQGLFALKGRVID; encoded by the coding sequence ATGACACACCCGACTACCCGTCTGCTGGCGGCATTCGCCCTGGCCGCCAGCGCCTCGTGCTGGGCGCTGACGCCGGCCAGCGAACTCGCCCAGGCCGACCCGGCCGGGCGCGCCGAGCTGATCGAAAGCTGGGCCGCCACGCCGAACCCCGAGCGCAACGCCGCCATCTCTGCGCTGGAAGAAGGCCGCCTGCTTGCCGACGCCGAGGGCACGCATTTCTATGTGCAGAACGGCGACACGCTGAAGGATGCCGAAAGTGGTCGTGCTGTGAGCCCGGTGCCCGAAGGCGTGGATGCCATCCCGGTCAACAACCGGCTGCGCGTGGCGCTCGAGACCTACCACGCCGCCACCAGGCTGGCCGAAGGCAACACCGAGCAACGCCTGGCTGCGATCAAGGCGATCCAGGAAGCCGCCAACCCGGCGCTGCTGCCCTTGCTCGAAGCGCGCCGCCAACAGGAAGGCGATGCCGGCGTGCAGGCGGCGCTCGACACCGCGCGCGCCACCTTGCAACTGGCGAGCCCGGACGCCGCCACCCGGCTCGCCGCCGCCAACACCCTGGCCGACAGCCGCGATCCGGCGCTGGTGACGCTGCTCACACCGCTCACCGAACCCGCCGGCGAGGCCGATGCCGCAGTGCGTGCCGCCGCCCGCGAGGCCATCGCCTCGATCCAGTCCAGCCAGTTCACCTACAACTTGCTCGGCCACGCCTTCAGCGGCCTGAGTCTGGGCTCGGTGCTGCTGCTCGCGGCCTTGGGGCTCGCCATCACCTACGGCCTGCTCGGCGTCATCAACATGGCGCATGGCGAGATGCTGATGCTGGGCGCCTACGCCACCTACGTGGTGCAGAACCTGTTCAAGACGTACTGGCCGGAAGCCTTCGACGGCTACCTGCTGGCGGCGCTGCCGGTAGCCTTCGGCGTGACCTTCGTGGTCGGCATGGCACTTGAGCGGCTGGTGATCCGCCACCTTTACGGCCGCCCGCTGGAGACGCTGCTCGCCACCTGGGGCATCAGCCTGGTGCTGATCCAGGCGGTGCGCGTGTTGTTCGGCGCGCAGAACGTCGAAGTGGCCAACCCGAGCTGGCTCTCGGGCGGCTGGCAGCTCACGCCGGCGCTGACGCTGCCCTACAACCGCATCGCCATCATCGCCTTCGTCGGCGGTGTGCTGCTGTTGACCTGGCTGCTGCTCAACAAAACCCGGCTCGGGCTGTTCGTGCGTGCCGTGACGCAGAACCGCCGCATGGCCGACAGCGTCGGCGTTCCGACCGGCCGCGTCGACATGCTGGCCTTCGGCCTGGGTTCCGGCATCGCCGGTCTCGGCGGAGTAGCACTGAGCCAGATCGGCAACGTCGGCCCGGACTTGGGCCAGAGCTACATCGTCGACAGTTTCATGGTGGTGGTGCTGGGTGGGGTGGGGCAGCTGGCCGGCACGGTGCTGGGCGCCATGGGGCTCGGCATCGTCAACAAGATTCTGGAGCCGTCGCTGGGCGCGGTGCTGGGCAAGATCCTGATCCTCGCCTTCATCATCCTGTTCATCCAGAAGCGTCCGCAGGGCTTGTTCGCCCTAAAGGGCCGGGTGATCGACTGA
- the urtC gene encoding urea ABC transporter permease subunit UrtC yields MHQPISLRLGAALGPSLGKLVGGALLVVLLALPALHLWAAEGSALHVSAYTLTLVGKILCYAIVALALDLVWGYTGLLSLGHGLFFALGGYGMGMYLMRAIGRDGNYQSDLPDFMVFLDWKALPWFWQGSEHFLWALLLVVAVPGLLALAFGWLAFRSRIKGVYFSIMTQALTFAAMLLFFRNETGFGGNNGFTDFKRILGYGIAEPGTRAVLFTLTVLLLTGALAGSFWLVKSRFGRLLTAIRDAESRLMFCGYNPLYYKLAIWVISAVLCGLAGALYVPQVGIINPGEMSPANSIEIAIWVAVGGRGTLIGPVLGAALINGAKSWFTVAFPEYWLFFLGFLFIAVTLFLPRGVMGLMQRNKESR; encoded by the coding sequence ATGCATCAACCGATTTCATTACGACTGGGCGCCGCACTCGGGCCGTCGCTAGGCAAGCTGGTCGGCGGCGCGCTGCTGGTAGTCTTGCTGGCCCTGCCGGCACTGCACCTGTGGGCGGCGGAAGGCAGCGCGCTGCACGTCTCGGCCTACACGTTGACCCTCGTCGGCAAGATCCTCTGCTACGCCATCGTCGCGTTGGCACTCGACCTGGTCTGGGGCTACACCGGCCTGCTGAGCCTGGGGCACGGACTGTTCTTCGCCCTGGGCGGCTACGGCATGGGCATGTATTTGATGCGCGCCATCGGCCGCGACGGCAACTACCAGAGCGACCTGCCGGACTTCATGGTGTTTCTCGACTGGAAGGCGCTGCCGTGGTTCTGGCAGGGCAGCGAGCACTTCCTGTGGGCTCTGCTGCTGGTGGTGGCCGTGCCGGGCCTCTTGGCGCTGGCGTTCGGCTGGCTCGCCTTCCGCTCGCGCATCAAGGGCGTGTACTTCTCGATCATGACCCAGGCGCTGACCTTCGCCGCCATGCTGCTGTTCTTCCGCAACGAAACCGGCTTCGGCGGCAACAACGGCTTCACCGACTTCAAGCGCATCCTGGGCTACGGCATCGCCGAGCCGGGAACACGCGCCGTGCTGTTCACGCTGACGGTGCTGCTGCTCACCGGTGCGCTGGCGGGCAGCTTCTGGCTGGTGAAAAGCCGCTTCGGACGGCTGCTCACGGCGATTCGCGACGCCGAATCGCGCCTGATGTTCTGCGGCTACAACCCGCTCTACTACAAGCTCGCCATCTGGGTGATCTCGGCCGTGCTGTGCGGACTGGCCGGGGCGCTCTACGTGCCGCAGGTCGGCATCATCAACCCAGGCGAGATGTCGCCGGCCAACTCCATCGAAATCGCCATCTGGGTGGCGGTGGGAGGGCGCGGCACGCTGATCGGGCCGGTGCTGGGCGCGGCGCTGATCAACGGCGCCAAGAGCTGGTTCACCGTGGCCTTTCCCGAATACTGGCTGTTTTTCCTGGGCTTCCTGTTCATCGCCGTAACGCTGTTCCTGCCGCGTGGGGTGATGGGGCTCATGCAACGCAATAAGGAGAGCCGCTGA
- the urtD gene encoding urea ABC transporter ATP-binding protein UrtD, which translates to MATPVPTATDASPARPNWAGEASGLARPVGAGVDTTHGQILYLDDITVSFDGFRALNKLTLSIGVGELRCIIGPNGAGKTTMMDVITGKTRPDSGTAFFGQTIDLTRHSEPEIAQLGIGRKFQKPTVFEAMSVAENLELALSGDKSVWASLKARLTGAQRDRIDELLALIRLGNERQRPAGLLSHGQKQWLEIGMLLAQDPRLLLLDEPVAGMTDAETEKTAELLLTLKGKHSLMVVEHDMAFVGSIAEHVTVLAEGSVLAEGSLAEVQADERVIEVYLGR; encoded by the coding sequence ATGGCCACACCTGTTCCGACAGCAACCGACGCATCGCCGGCGCGCCCCAACTGGGCGGGCGAAGCCAGCGGCCTGGCGCGCCCGGTGGGCGCAGGAGTCGATACCACGCACGGCCAGATCCTGTATCTCGACGACATCACCGTGAGCTTCGACGGTTTTCGGGCGCTCAACAAGCTGACGCTGTCGATCGGCGTGGGCGAACTGCGCTGCATCATCGGTCCCAACGGTGCCGGCAAGACCACCATGATGGACGTCATCACCGGCAAAACCCGGCCCGACTCCGGCACGGCGTTCTTCGGCCAGACCATCGACCTGACCCGCCACAGCGAGCCGGAAATCGCCCAGCTCGGCATCGGCCGCAAGTTCCAGAAGCCGACCGTGTTCGAAGCGATGAGCGTGGCCGAGAACCTCGAGCTCGCGCTCTCTGGCGACAAATCGGTCTGGGCCAGTCTGAAGGCTCGCCTCACCGGGGCGCAGCGCGATCGTATCGACGAACTCCTGGCGCTGATCCGCCTCGGCAACGAACGCCAGCGTCCGGCCGGACTGTTGTCGCACGGCCAGAAACAGTGGCTGGAGATCGGCATGCTGCTGGCGCAGGATCCCCGGCTGTTGCTGCTCGACGAACCGGTGGCCGGTATGACCGATGCCGAAACCGAGAAGACTGCCGAACTGCTGCTGACCCTGAAGGGCAAGCACTCGCTGATGGTGGTGGAGCACGACATGGCCTTCGTCGGCAGCATCGCCGAACACGTGACGGTGCTGGCCGAAGGCAGCGTGCTGGCGGAAGGCTCGCTCGCCGAAGTCCAGGCCGACGAGCGGGTAATCGAAGTCTATCTGGGGCGCTGA
- the urtE gene encoding urea ABC transporter ATP-binding subunit UrtE, which translates to MLKVDKLNQFYGGSHILREVSFDAPIGEVTCVLGRNGVGKSTLLKCLMGQIPAKSGQISWQGEDITRRAPHQRVQRGIAYVPQGREIFARLTVEENLKMGLARFAGRAGREIPDSVYEMFPVLREMRHRRGGDLSGGQQQQLAIGRALVSQPSLLILDEPTEGIQPSIIKQIGEVIKRLAARGDMAILLVEQYYDFAEALADRYVVMARGEVVKAGRGADMPADGVRELLAIY; encoded by the coding sequence ATGCTGAAAGTCGACAAACTCAACCAGTTCTACGGCGGCAGCCACATCCTGCGCGAAGTCAGCTTTGATGCCCCCATTGGCGAAGTCACCTGCGTGCTGGGCCGCAACGGCGTCGGCAAATCGACCCTGCTCAAATGCCTGATGGGCCAGATTCCGGCCAAGAGCGGGCAGATCAGCTGGCAGGGCGAAGATATCACGCGGCGGGCGCCGCACCAGCGCGTGCAGCGTGGCATCGCCTACGTGCCGCAGGGACGCGAAATCTTCGCCCGTCTGACCGTGGAAGAAAACCTGAAGATGGGGCTGGCGCGCTTCGCCGGCCGCGCCGGGCGCGAGATACCGGACAGCGTGTACGAAATGTTCCCGGTGCTGCGCGAGATGAGGCATCGCCGTGGCGGCGACCTGTCTGGCGGTCAGCAACAGCAACTGGCCATCGGCCGCGCTCTGGTCAGTCAGCCCTCGCTGTTGATCCTCGACGAACCGACCGAGGGCATCCAGCCGTCTATCATCAAACAGATTGGAGAAGTCATCAAAAGGCTGGCAGCACGGGGCGACATGGCGATCCTGCTGGTGGAGCAGTACTACGACTTCGCCGAGGCCCTGGCGGACCGTTACGTCGTGATGGCGCGGGGTGAGGTAGTCAAGGCGGGACGCGGTGCGGATATGCCGGCCGACGGTGTGCGCGAACTGCTGGCGATCTATTAA
- a CDS encoding IS630 family transposase: MDKIDARKLGSEGRETLRKMVLRLRTQSGMNGVELAKIAGVHVRTVQKWLRVARAEGAGALVEKPRGRPHGACRKLTMAQEVWVRQRIVGAVPEQLSLPFALWTRRAIQALVEIQFGLQLSDRLVGKYLQRWGYTAQRPVKKAIEQRSELVQAWLREQYPAIAARAKVEGALIYWADETAVKEDTNWVRGFAPAGRTPVLEASARWPKLSMISAITNRGEIAFQIVEGTINAERFIEFLARLIDGAPGKVFLIVDNLRVHHAKLVRAWVEPRKDKIELFYLPPYAPESNPDEYLNHDFKTSLRLEPASRNDLDLMEKAMRIMNRIAQLPERIRSYFRHPHATYAAI, encoded by the coding sequence ATGGACAAGATCGATGCACGCAAGCTGGGTTCCGAGGGACGCGAAACGTTGCGCAAGATGGTGCTGCGTTTGCGCACGCAATCGGGTATGAACGGTGTTGAACTGGCGAAGATCGCCGGGGTGCATGTACGTACCGTACAGAAATGGTTGAGAGTGGCGCGTGCAGAAGGGGCCGGGGCGCTGGTCGAGAAACCGCGTGGGCGCCCCCATGGCGCCTGCCGCAAATTGACGATGGCACAGGAGGTCTGGGTGCGCCAGCGCATCGTCGGCGCCGTTCCCGAGCAACTGAGCCTGCCCTTTGCACTGTGGACCCGGCGTGCGATCCAGGCTTTGGTGGAAATTCAGTTCGGCCTGCAATTATCCGATCGCCTCGTCGGCAAATATCTGCAGCGCTGGGGCTATACCGCACAGAGGCCAGTAAAGAAAGCGATTGAACAACGAAGCGAGTTGGTCCAGGCTTGGCTGCGCGAGCAGTATCCCGCCATCGCTGCGCGCGCCAAGGTGGAAGGGGCGCTGATCTACTGGGCCGATGAGACGGCGGTCAAGGAAGACACGAACTGGGTGCGCGGCTTTGCCCCAGCCGGACGCACGCCGGTGTTGGAGGCGTCGGCGCGCTGGCCCAAGCTGTCGATGATCTCGGCCATCACCAACCGGGGTGAGATTGCGTTCCAGATCGTCGAAGGTACGATCAATGCGGAACGCTTTATCGAGTTTCTCGCGCGACTGATCGACGGCGCCCCCGGCAAGGTGTTCCTGATTGTCGATAACTTGCGGGTCCATCACGCCAAGCTTGTCCGTGCTTGGGTCGAACCGAGGAAGGACAAGATCGAGCTGTTCTACCTGCCGCCTTATGCACCGGAGTCCAATCCGGACGAATACCTGAATCATGACTTCAAGACATCGCTGCGCCTGGAACCAGCCAGTCGTAACGACTTGGATCTCATGGAAAAGGCGATGCGGATCATGAATCGCATCGCCCAATTGCCGGAACGCATCCGGTCATACTTTCGGCACCCACATGCAACTTACGCGGCAATATAA
- a CDS encoding urease accessory protein UreD, which translates to MERAPAALSSLLPASLSAGWHAALELGYAVDHGCTIPVHRRHVGPLRVQKHFIDASGVCQHIIVHPPGGIAGGDKLHIDVTLEEGADVLITSPGAAKWYDGFGRPANQSVTLTLANGARLEWLPLETILYAGADVRLESRIRLAGDACLLYGDVVCLGRPACGERFDRGQWRQLAEIERDGRLIWCEHAVLPGASPLLASPVGLAGHSVVATLVWAGPALPDELHQAALEVATTGRAAATQLPEVWLARFIGDSAEAAHHWLRQLRALLHPFTHGRQAQSPRIWAT; encoded by the coding sequence ATGGAACGAGCCCCTGCTGCCTTGTCATCGCTATTGCCCGCCAGCCTGTCGGCCGGCTGGCATGCGGCACTGGAATTGGGTTATGCCGTGGATCACGGCTGCACGATTCCGGTGCATCGCCGTCATGTCGGCCCGTTAAGAGTGCAAAAGCACTTCATCGATGCCTCAGGCGTTTGCCAGCACATCATCGTGCATCCGCCCGGCGGCATCGCCGGCGGCGATAAGCTGCACATCGACGTCACGCTGGAAGAGGGGGCCGACGTGCTGATCACCAGCCCCGGCGCGGCCAAGTGGTACGACGGCTTCGGTCGACCCGCCAACCAGTCGGTCACGCTCACCTTGGCCAACGGTGCCCGGCTGGAATGGCTGCCACTGGAAACCATCCTCTACGCCGGTGCGGACGTGCGGCTGGAAAGCCGCATCCGGCTCGCGGGCGATGCCTGCCTGCTGTACGGCGACGTGGTCTGCCTCGGCCGCCCTGCCTGCGGCGAGCGCTTCGACCGCGGTCAATGGCGTCAGCTCGCCGAGATCGAGCGCGATGGCCGGCTGATCTGGTGCGAGCACGCCGTGCTGCCCGGCGCCAGCCCCTTGCTCGCCTCGCCGGTGGGGCTCGCCGGTCACAGCGTGGTCGCCACCCTGGTCTGGGCCGGCCCGGCCTTGCCCGACGAACTGCACCAAGCCGCGCTGGAGGTCGCCACCACGGGCCGCGCCGCCGCCACACAACTGCCCGAAGTCTGGCTGGCACGCTTCATCGGCGACTCGGCCGAGGCGGCCCACCACTGGCTACGCCAGCTGCGCGCCTTGCTCCACCCCTTCACCCACGGCCGCCAGGCGCAATCCCCGCGCATCTGGGCGACCTGA
- the ureA gene encoding urease subunit gamma: protein MELTPREKDKLLIFTAGLLAERRRARGLKLNYPEAVAFISAAIMEGARDGKTVAELMHYGTTLLRRDEVMEGVPEMIGEIQVEATFPDGTKLVTVHQPIV, encoded by the coding sequence ATGGAACTGACCCCCCGCGAGAAGGACAAGCTGCTGATCTTCACCGCCGGCCTGCTGGCCGAGCGGCGCCGCGCGCGCGGCCTCAAGCTCAACTACCCGGAGGCGGTGGCCTTCATCAGCGCCGCCATCATGGAAGGCGCGCGCGACGGCAAGACCGTGGCCGAGCTGATGCACTACGGTACCACCTTGCTCCGCCGCGACGAGGTGATGGAAGGCGTGCCGGAGATGATCGGCGAAATCCAGGTCGAGGCGACCTTTCCCGACGGCACCAAGCTCGTTACCGTCCATCAACCCATCGTGTGA
- a CDS encoding GNAT family N-acetyltransferase, with the protein MDILLLDSAGFDKHRDGLVTLLGDAVQHGASVGFLWPLDEATAGAYVDGLRASIDEGARLLWVALRDGHLVGSVQLELCLRENGRNRAEVQKLLVLNDARRGGIARQLMSTLETRARELERGLLYLDTEAGSPAEDFYRALGYHYAGGLPDYACGPAGHYRPNAIYYKTLFNRGAA; encoded by the coding sequence ATGGACATCTTGCTACTCGACTCCGCCGGCTTCGACAAGCACCGGGACGGGCTGGTGACGCTACTGGGCGATGCCGTGCAGCACGGCGCTTCAGTCGGCTTTCTCTGGCCTCTGGACGAAGCGACGGCCGGAGCTTATGTCGATGGCTTGCGAGCATCGATCGACGAGGGCGCGCGACTCCTCTGGGTGGCCCTGCGGGACGGGCACCTGGTCGGCTCCGTCCAGCTCGAACTGTGCCTGCGGGAAAACGGCCGCAATCGGGCCGAAGTGCAAAAACTGCTGGTGCTGAACGATGCCCGGCGCGGCGGCATCGCCCGCCAGCTGATGAGCACGCTGGAGACACGGGCGCGGGAACTGGAACGGGGGCTGTTGTACCTCGACACCGAGGCGGGTTCGCCGGCCGAGGATTTCTACCGCGCACTGGGCTATCACTACGCCGGCGGCTTGCCCGATTACGCCTGTGGGCCCGCCGGCCACTACCGCCCCAACGCGATCTACTACAAGACTTTATTCAACAGGGGAGCCGCATGA
- a CDS encoding urease subunit beta encodes MIPGQLLAAPGEIELNVGRRTLTLTVANTGDRPIQVGSHYHFAETNDALAFDREAARGFRLNIPAGTAVRFEPGQTRTVELVGLAGEREVYGFQGKVMGRL; translated from the coding sequence ATGATTCCCGGACAACTCCTCGCCGCCCCCGGCGAGATCGAGCTCAACGTCGGCCGCCGCACGCTCACGCTGACCGTGGCCAACACCGGCGACCGCCCGATCCAGGTCGGCTCGCACTACCACTTCGCCGAAACCAACGACGCGCTCGCCTTCGACCGAGAAGCTGCACGCGGCTTTCGCCTCAACATCCCGGCCGGCACCGCGGTGCGCTTCGAGCCGGGCCAGACGCGCACCGTCGAGCTGGTGGGGCTGGCCGGCGAGCGCGAGGTGTACGGCTTCCAGGGCAAGGTGATGGGGAGACTATGA
- the ureC gene encoding urease subunit alpha: protein MKITRQAYAEMFGPTVGDKVRLADTELFVEVERDYTVYGEEVKFGGGKVIRDGMGQGQKLAAEVADTVITNALILDHWGIVKADLALKNGRIAAIGKAGNPDIQPGVDIVIGAATEIIAGEGMIVTAGGIDTHIHFICPQQIEEALMSGVTTMIGGGTGPATGTNATTCTPGPWHMAQMLKAAEAFPMNLGFTGKGNASLPEPLREQVRAGAIGLKLHEDWGTTPAAIDNCLSVADEMDVQVAIHTDTLNESGFVEATLAAFKGRTIHTYHTEGAGGGHAPDIIKACGELNVLPSSTNPTRPYTVNTIDEHLDMLMVCHHLDPAIAEDVAFAESRIRRETIAAEDILHDLGAFAMMSSDSQAMGRVGETILRCWQTADKMKRQRGPLDGDASGNDNARIKRYLAKYTINPAITHGIAHEVGSIEVGKLADLVLWKPMFFGVKPSLILKGGIIAAAAMGDANASIPTPQPVHSRPMFGSYGGAIAAGSVTFVSQAALEAGVGEELGLQKRLVAVKGCRNVKKTDLIHNNYLPKIEVDPQNYQVKADGQLLWCEPADVLPMAQRYFLF from the coding sequence ATGAAAATTACACGACAAGCCTACGCCGAAATGTTCGGCCCCACCGTCGGCGACAAGGTGCGCCTGGCCGACACCGAGCTGTTCGTCGAAGTCGAACGCGACTACACCGTCTACGGCGAAGAAGTGAAGTTCGGTGGCGGCAAGGTGATCCGCGACGGCATGGGGCAGGGCCAGAAGCTCGCCGCCGAGGTGGCCGACACCGTCATCACCAACGCCCTGATCCTCGACCACTGGGGTATCGTCAAGGCCGACCTCGCGCTGAAGAACGGCCGCATTGCCGCCATCGGCAAGGCCGGCAACCCGGATATCCAGCCCGGCGTCGACATCGTCATCGGTGCCGCTACCGAGATCATCGCCGGTGAAGGCATGATCGTCACCGCCGGCGGCATCGACACCCACATCCACTTCATCTGCCCCCAGCAGATCGAAGAAGCGCTGATGTCCGGCGTCACCACCATGATCGGCGGCGGCACCGGCCCGGCCACCGGCACCAACGCTACCACCTGCACGCCGGGGCCGTGGCACATGGCGCAGATGCTCAAGGCCGCCGAGGCCTTCCCGATGAACCTGGGCTTCACCGGCAAGGGCAACGCCAGCCTGCCGGAACCGCTGCGCGAACAGGTGCGTGCCGGCGCCATCGGCCTCAAGCTGCACGAAGACTGGGGCACCACCCCGGCGGCGATCGACAACTGCCTGAGTGTCGCTGACGAAATGGACGTGCAGGTGGCGATCCACACCGACACGCTCAACGAATCCGGCTTCGTCGAAGCCACGCTGGCGGCATTCAAGGGCCGTACCATCCACACCTATCACACCGAGGGCGCCGGCGGCGGTCACGCGCCGGACATCATCAAGGCCTGCGGCGAACTCAACGTACTGCCGAGTTCGACCAACCCGACGCGGCCGTACACCGTCAACACCATCGACGAGCACCTCGACATGCTGATGGTGTGCCATCACCTTGACCCCGCCATCGCCGAGGACGTGGCCTTCGCCGAGAGCCGCATCCGCCGCGAGACCATCGCCGCCGAAGACATCCTGCACGACCTGGGCGCCTTCGCCATGATGTCGTCGGATTCTCAGGCCATGGGCCGCGTCGGCGAAACCATCCTGCGCTGCTGGCAGACCGCCGACAAGATGAAGCGCCAGCGCGGCCCGCTGGACGGCGATGCTTCGGGTAACGACAACGCCCGCATCAAGCGCTACCTCGCCAAGTACACCATCAACCCGGCCATCACCCACGGCATCGCCCACGAAGTCGGCAGCATCGAAGTCGGCAAACTGGCCGATCTGGTGCTGTGGAAGCCGATGTTCTTCGGTGTGAAACCGAGCCTGATCCTCAAGGGCGGCATCATCGCCGCCGCCGCGATGGGTGACGCCAACGCCAGCATCCCGACGCCGCAGCCGGTGCACTCCCGGCCGATGTTCGGCAGCTACGGCGGAGCCATTGCCGCAGGCAGCGTCACCTTCGTTTCTCAGGCGGCACTGGAGGCCGGCGTGGGCGAGGAACTGGGGCTCCAGAAGCGGCTGGTGGCGGTCAAGGGCTGTCGCAACGTCAAGAAGACCGACCTGATCCACAACAACTACCTGCCCAAGATCGAGGTCGACCCGCAGAACTACCAAGTCAAGGCCGACGGCCAGTTGCTGTGGTGCGAGCCGGCCGACGTGCTGCCGATGGCGCAGCGCTACTTCCTGTTCTGA